The nucleotide window TACAGGAACCACCTTGTCAATGCTTCGGATAAAAGCTTTAACAAGCTGCACTTTGGGACTTATTCCGGTTACCAGAAGACTGTTTAGTTCTGGAAACTCTTTAATCTCCACATCTTTTTTAACATCAGCTGGAATTATCTCCATGATTTTGTCAACGGTTCTGTATTGCAATTGAATAACTTCCGATTCTTTCAGAACCATTACTTTCTGTTCACCCAAGACATAGATATTGCCATTTTTTCGATAGGTAAATTCCGTCCCATTCAGCACATTATTCAGAAACTCATCATAGTTCATCCCTGTAATAGCCATATCTACCGTTCCGTCAATCGGGGAAACGATGGAATAATTTATATGCAGTTTGTCTGAAACTTCTTTAATTAAATCAATAATCGGTGCATTTACTACTGAAATATTAATGCTATCCAAAGAAAATATCTGAGTTAATATACTGGCATCAGTAGATTTTCTATTTTTCTTTACATCCCCAGTTGATTTGTTATCAATCTTCTGAATTTCCTTTTTATCCAAAATATAAAAACCATCAGAATTCTTTGTCAGGCTTAAATCATTTGAATATGCCAGCATTTCCATTACCTGATCGAAAGGTTTATCCTGAACAAAACCATTAATTAATATTCCGTTAAGCGAAGATGCAAGAATTATATTCTTGCCGGACTGTCTGGTTATTTCTTTTGCGACTTGTACAAGTGTATCTTTTGTTAAATCAACTGAAAGCTGATCGTTTGCCGAAATGTATTTAATGTTGAGTTTTTTAGGAATAATTTTCACTTCTTCTTTTGGAGCCTGATATTTTGAGACCGTAATAATTGTTCCGATTACGTTTATTTCAAGGTCAAATTCTTTAGCCATGAACATTAACATATCTATAACTCTTACATTTGAAAAATTATTTACAATATTGATATTCAAAGTCGGGTCAACAGAAATATTGATTTTTGCATTATTGGCAACAGCTCGTAGAAACTCTTGTATAGATACTCCACTTACAGACACATCCACCGATTCTTCCATTGCAGGCATTGTAACAGAAAGTGTTGTTAGTTTTTTTTCGATTTCTTTAAACCGGTCTGTTTGCGACCAAGCAGAGCTTATAATCCCCGAAAGAAAAATAAACCATAGTATTTTTAACAAAGTTCCTTTGATTTTTTTCATTCTATTTTCTTTATATCGTAGTCATAAGGATTGGATACACCTCTTCGGATGTTGTTAGACCCTGTTCAAGCAGGCTGAAAGCACTATCAGATAGTCGCAATATTCCCTTTTCTTTGAGCAGTGAACCTACATTCATATCTCCGGCTTTTATCTTTTCTGATAAATTATAATCTATGGTAATTACCTCATAAACCGCTCTACGTCCACGATAACCTGTATAATAACATTTTTCACATCCGGTTGCCGTAAATAATGAATCAATCTTGTTTGGTAAAACAAAATTCTTTGGTAACAGAGCACTGTCATACGGAATTTTCGTTTTACAGTGAGGGCATAAAATCCTAACCAAACGTTGTGCTACAGAAAGACTCAGGGTATTTGCCAGTAAGAACGAAGGAACCTCCATATCAATGAGCCTTGAAATGGTTCCCCATGCTGAATTGGTGTGAATGGTTGATAAAACAAGGTGTCCTGTCAATGCTGCCCTGATTGCCATTTGTGCGGTTTCATTATCCCTGATTTCTCCCAACATGATTATGTCAGGGTCTTGTCGTAAAAAGGTTCGCAAAGCACTGGCAAAGGTAAGACCGATACTTTCTTTTAACTGTACCTGATTTACTCCTTCAAGGGTATATTCTATAGGGTCTTCTATTGTAAGTATGTTTACATTCTCTTTGTTAAGGATTTTCAGGGTAGCGTATAAGGTGGTTGTTTTACCGCTTCCGGTAGGCCCGCTAATAAGGATTATTCCATGAGGCTTTTTAATACCCTCGTAATAATCCTCTAATTGGTGTGCATTAAAACCAAGCGATGTAATATCAACGTTGGTCGAATCT belongs to Bacteroidia bacterium and includes:
- a CDS encoding type II/IV secretion system protein; this translates as MSENDHITLSTDLLQLVSADQAWHYGILPKAANNGNLEFYIDVIKCNENIKDELEVLFGKIITLEKTSSPVIQKSLSLYYRKGKGKTSEETLSVNGRLSDDFLFRLISEANSINSSDIHIETYEENCRIRLRIDGKLVERYVIKKDEYPSLVNKIKIKSNLDIAEKRLPQDGRIFFNTGKDKFDIRVSVLPSLYGEKIVLRLLSKDSTNVDITSLGFNAHQLEDYYEGIKKPHGIILISGPTGSGKTTTLYATLKILNKENVNILTIEDPIEYTLEGVNQVQLKESIGLTFASALRTFLRQDPDIIMLGEIRDNETAQMAIRAALTGHLVLSTIHTNSAWGTISRLIDMEVPSFLLANTLSLSVAQRLVRILCPHCKTKIPYDSALLPKNFVLPNKIDSLFTATGCEKCYYTGYRGRRAVYEVITIDYNLSEKIKAGDMNVGSLLKEKGILRLSDSAFSLLEQGLTTSEEVYPILMTTI
- a CDS encoding general secretion pathway protein GspD — protein: MKKIKGTLLKILWFIFLSGIISSAWSQTDRFKEIEKKLTTLSVTMPAMEESVDVSVSGVSIQEFLRAVANNAKINISVDPTLNINIVNNFSNVRVIDMLMFMAKEFDLEINVIGTIITVSKYQAPKEEVKIIPKKLNIKYISANDQLSVDLTKDTLVQVAKEITRQSGKNIILASSLNGILINGFVQDKPFDQVMEMLAYSNDLSLTKNSDGFYILDKKEIQKIDNKSTGDVKKNRKSTDASILTQIFSLDSINISVVNAPIIDLIKEVSDKLHINYSIVSPIDGTVDMAITGMNYDEFLNNVLNGTEFTYRKNGNIYVLGEQKVMVLKESEVIQLQYRTVDKIMEIIPADVKKDVEIKEFPELNSLLVTGISPKVQLVKAFIRSIDKVVPVVLIEVMIVDVTKKHITATGISTGIADNSQVKTAGSIFPGIDMTFSTSTINNLINSFNGFGWFNLGHVTPNFYLSIKALEDNGVLHLRSTPKMSTLNGHEATLSIGKTEYYMEEQNNVVGTQNPQNITTRTYKSINADLSITIKPIVSGDNQVTLEIKVKQSDFTARISPSAPPGSVTRNFESLIRIKNEEMVLLGGLEENGSSDSGTGVPLLSRIPIIKWVFSSRTKEKKVSKLNIFIKPTVIY